In one window of Methanoculleus chikugoensis DNA:
- a CDS encoding type II toxin-antitoxin system RelE family toxin, producing the protein MRYTLIYSKRAQRKLKRLPKETAARIVRVLELLAEEEYPHLQVKRLTNLPLFSLRIGTHRVILASEHRQLVIMAVDLDHRKNAYDNL; encoded by the coding sequence GTGAGGTACACGCTCATCTACTCGAAAAGAGCCCAGCGTAAATTAAAGCGCCTCCCAAAGGAGACTGCGGCCCGGATCGTCAGGGTACTTGAACTGCTGGCTGAAGAAGAATACCCTCACCTGCAGGTGAAGCGCCTGACGAACTTACCGCTATTCTCCCTGCGAATAGGGACGCACCGGGTTATCCTGGCATCTGAGCATCGGCAACTCGTTATTATGGCGGTCGATCTCGATCATCGAAAGAATGCCTATGATAACCTGTGA
- a CDS encoding type IV pilin: MAGADTEGGVSEVVSTILMVAVVVILAAIVASMVFGIGLPEEPKTVMVTATRSGENVTFMVHGGMNMDRVTEIRCWIGGVGEGNVNFKLDVRAGATNTSSIPDATRVVIVGTSGDNKSWILLDKTL, from the coding sequence ATGGCAGGTGCGGATACCGAGGGCGGGGTCTCGGAGGTGGTGAGTACGATCCTGATGGTGGCGGTCGTGGTCATCCTCGCGGCGATCGTGGCATCGATGGTCTTCGGGATCGGGCTCCCGGAGGAGCCGAAGACCGTCATGGTGACGGCGACACGGTCCGGGGAGAACGTCACATTCATGGTGCACGGCGGGATGAACATGGACCGAGTCACGGAGATCCGGTGCTGGATCGGCGGGGTTGGGGAGGGGAACGTGAACTTCAAACTCGACGTCCGGGCCGGGGCGACCAATACATCCAGCATCCCGGACGCGACGCGGGTTGTTATCGTCGGGACGTCTGGTGATAACAAGTCGTGGATACTGCTTGATAAGACGCTCTAA
- a CDS encoding AlbA family DNA-binding domain-containing protein has translation MDLDHLLALIRGGESERVEFKRAPSRTLHHEVAAFADSEGGAGAHVRYVTVR, from the coding sequence ATGGATCTCGATCACCTCCTCGCCCTCATCCGGGGTGGAGAGTCAGAGCGGGTTGAGTTCAAGAGGGCGCCCTCAAGGACACTCCACCATGAGGTTGCCGCGTTTGCCGATTCGGAAGGAGGTGCAGGGGCTCACGTCCGTTACGTGACGGTTCGATGA